A stretch of Bradyrhizobium sp. AZCC 2262 DNA encodes these proteins:
- a CDS encoding TetR/AcrR family transcriptional regulator: protein MFQMIDRSAMRVRRTQAERREDSERGLVRAAISVTAEHGVSAATFEAIGQRGGYSRSLVTRRFGSKQGLIDAVISYLHDRRTVLAAELGIDQMPGLDALLADTDLYLRSLSEKGELKAYFMLLSAAVADASSLRTAFAASHEQVRTRLRGYVQKGQAEGCIRSDLDADAAALMVGSLQLGLSMQLLVDPTMNLDPIRKTTLATLRLSFEARR, encoded by the coding sequence ATGTTTCAGATGATCGACCGATCAGCCATGCGCGTTCGCCGTACCCAGGCCGAACGTCGGGAAGATTCCGAACGCGGCCTCGTCAGGGCCGCAATCTCCGTTACCGCCGAACACGGTGTCAGCGCGGCTACGTTCGAAGCGATCGGCCAACGAGGAGGCTATAGCCGCAGCCTGGTCACACGCCGGTTTGGCTCAAAGCAAGGGCTGATCGACGCCGTAATCAGTTATCTCCATGACCGCCGAACTGTGTTGGCCGCGGAGCTCGGCATCGATCAGATGCCTGGGCTTGATGCGCTACTCGCCGATACGGACCTCTATCTGCGGAGCCTGTCCGAGAAGGGCGAGCTGAAAGCTTACTTTATGTTGTTGTCGGCCGCGGTAGCCGATGCGAGTTCATTGCGTACGGCGTTCGCCGCATCGCATGAGCAAGTAAGGACGCGACTTCGGGGCTATGTCCAAAAAGGACAAGCCGAGGGCTGCATCCGATCCGATCTGGACGCCGACGCCGCGGCGCTGATGGTGGGCAGCCTGCAGCTGGGCCTCTCCATGCAACTGCTCGTCGATCCAACGATGAACCTTGATCCGATCCGCAAAACCACTCTCGCCACGCTGCGTCTCAGTTTTGAGGCCAGACGATAA
- a CDS encoding cytochrome P450 translates to MTIPQEVADTIVDPKAYADGKIYESYAWLRANNPLGVAQPAGYDPFWVVTRHADILDISRQNDLFHSGDRATTITNKAADDHIRKQTGGSPHLVRSLVQMDAPDHAKYRALTQAWFMPRNIVGLDQRIRNIARASVERMAAKGSECDFVREVALHYPLHVVMEILGVPEEDEPRMLMLTQELFGATDPELGRAPGAAAVPGDIGSIQAVLADFYQYFAKISADRRANPRDDLATVIATSQVDGRLISEFEAMSYYVIVATAGHDTTSSTTAGAMRALCENPDQFAYVKEDLSRVPGFIDEAIRWTTPVKTFMRSATADAKVGGQAIAKGDWLMLCYASGNRDEAVFDEPNRFRADRKPNKQLAFGYGAHLCLGQHLAKMEMRILYEELLPRLKSVELAGEPKMSQALFVNGLKSLPIRFEFS, encoded by the coding sequence ATGACCATTCCCCAGGAGGTGGCGGACACCATCGTCGATCCCAAGGCTTACGCGGACGGAAAAATTTACGAGAGCTATGCTTGGCTTCGCGCCAACAATCCGCTCGGGGTAGCACAACCAGCAGGCTACGATCCGTTCTGGGTCGTCACCCGGCACGCGGATATCCTCGATATCAGCCGCCAGAACGATCTCTTTCATAGCGGCGATCGGGCGACGACGATCACCAACAAGGCGGCCGACGATCATATCCGCAAGCAGACCGGCGGCAGCCCGCACCTTGTACGCAGCCTGGTTCAGATGGACGCGCCGGATCATGCGAAATATCGCGCCCTGACCCAGGCCTGGTTCATGCCACGCAACATCGTCGGCCTCGACCAGCGAATCCGCAACATCGCCCGCGCCTCGGTCGAGCGCATGGCCGCGAAAGGCAGCGAATGCGACTTCGTCCGCGAGGTCGCCCTCCACTATCCGCTGCACGTCGTCATGGAAATTCTGGGCGTGCCGGAGGAGGACGAGCCGCGCATGTTGATGCTGACTCAAGAACTGTTCGGCGCGACGGATCCTGAGCTCGGTCGCGCCCCCGGCGCAGCGGCCGTCCCCGGTGATATCGGTTCGATCCAGGCGGTGCTGGCCGACTTCTATCAATACTTCGCGAAGATCAGCGCGGATCGCCGCGCCAATCCCCGCGACGATCTGGCGACGGTCATTGCAACCAGCCAGGTCGATGGACGGCTCATCTCCGAATTCGAGGCGATGAGCTACTACGTCATCGTCGCCACCGCCGGGCACGATACCACCTCATCGACCACCGCCGGGGCGATGCGGGCCTTGTGCGAGAACCCGGACCAGTTCGCCTATGTGAAGGAAGATCTCTCGCGCGTGCCGGGCTTCATCGACGAGGCCATTCGCTGGACGACGCCGGTCAAGACCTTCATGCGCTCGGCGACGGCGGACGCAAAGGTTGGCGGTCAGGCGATCGCCAAGGGCGATTGGCTGATGCTCTGCTACGCGTCGGGCAATCGCGACGAGGCCGTGTTCGATGAGCCGAATCGCTTCCGCGCGGACCGCAAGCCGAACAAGCAGCTTGCGTTCGGCTATGGCGCGCACCTCTGCCTCGGCCAGCACCTCGCCAAAATGGAAATGCGCATACTCTACGAGGAGCTTCTGCCGCGGCTGAAATCCGTCGAACTCGCAGGCGAGCCGAAGATGTCCCAGGCCCTGTTCGTCAACGGGCTGAAGAGCTTGCCGATCCGGTTCGAATTCTCTTAG
- a CDS encoding phosphotransferase produces the protein MNFLIPGPLQIDPEWMTDALRRADAIREARVVDMTCKPVGNGLVGDSYRFSLTYEGVEPGAPASVIGKFPAADPNSRRSGSEHLLYLREVSFYRELAHTLAIHTPRPFVAEIDPESDDFILILEDLTPFRQADQLAGCSLDDAMTVMAEAAALHASRWDDPALQSLDWLVARPARASAAVHETLPPIIGLFKDRYRDALEPEYLALVKKLPEVLARSREDQSSPRTVQHADFRLDNVLFDVKGGARPMATLDWQTLRIGPGAMDVAYFLSAGLEPSERRQHEADLVHFYHAELTRRGVRNYDWDHCWHEYRRQTFHGILMGVFSALSVERTERGDALFLKMTRGACEQALDHQSIELWQA, from the coding sequence ATGAATTTTCTGATCCCGGGCCCGCTCCAGATCGACCCGGAGTGGATGACGGATGCGTTGCGGCGGGCTGACGCGATACGCGAGGCCAGGGTTGTAGACATGACCTGCAAGCCGGTAGGTAACGGACTTGTTGGGGACAGCTACCGTTTCAGCCTGACCTATGAAGGGGTCGAGCCCGGCGCGCCGGCCAGCGTAATCGGCAAGTTTCCTGCGGCCGATCCGAACAGCCGCCGTTCGGGATCTGAGCACCTGCTCTATCTGCGCGAGGTGTCGTTCTATCGCGAGCTCGCGCATACCCTCGCCATCCATACGCCCCGCCCCTTCGTCGCCGAGATCGATCCGGAATCCGACGACTTCATCTTGATCCTGGAAGACCTGACACCTTTCCGGCAAGCCGATCAGCTCGCCGGCTGTTCACTCGACGACGCCATGACCGTGATGGCGGAGGCTGCGGCGTTGCACGCATCACGCTGGGACGACCCGGCGCTGCAATCGCTGGACTGGCTGGTGGCCCGCCCGGCTCGGGCCTCGGCCGCGGTCCATGAGACGCTGCCTCCCATCATCGGTCTCTTCAAGGACCGCTACCGGGACGCCCTCGAACCGGAGTACCTGGCGCTCGTGAAAAAACTTCCCGAAGTGCTGGCGCGCAGCCGCGAGGACCAATCGTCACCGCGCACGGTCCAGCATGCGGACTTCCGGCTCGACAATGTGCTGTTCGACGTCAAGGGCGGAGCGCGGCCGATGGCGACGCTCGATTGGCAGACCTTGAGAATCGGACCGGGTGCCATGGACGTGGCCTATTTCCTGTCCGCGGGCCTCGAGCCGTCCGAGCGGCGGCAGCACGAAGCCGATCTGGTGCATTTCTATCACGCCGAGCTGACCCGGCGTGGCGTGCGGAACTATGACTGGGATCATTGCTGGCATGAGTATCGGCGTCAGACCTTCCACGGCATTCTGATGGGCGTGTTCTCCGCCCTCAGCGTCGAGCGGACCGAACGGGGCGATGCGCTCTTCCTGAAGATGACCAGGGGCGCCTGCGAACAGGCGCTCGACCACCAAAGCATTGAACTCTGGCAGGCCTGA